Within Streptomyces sp. NBC_00704, the genomic segment CGAGCACATGTGCATGTCGGTGCGGGGGATCCGCAAGCCCGGTGCCAAGACCACGACGTCCGCGGTGCGCGGGCAGCTCAGGGACGCCACGACCCGCGCCGAGGCAATGAGCCTGATCCTGGCGCGCTGACGGCGCCCCGACCGGCCGGTGAGGCCGGGAAGGGCCGCAGGCGGCCCAGGATCGGGCCGTGGGCGGGGAAGGGCCGCAGGCGGGGAACAAGCCGCGGGCGGCGCAGGAACGGCGGGCGACGAACGGGCCGCAGACGACGCAGGAACGGCGGGCCCCGCAACGGCGGGTGACGAACGGGCCGCGGGCGGGCCAGGAACGGGCGGCCCGGCAACGGCGGGCGGGGAACGGCGCGGTGGGCGGCTCAGGCCGCCGTGGCCGCGCCGTTCTCGTGGTCGTCGTCCTCCGGGAGCCGGCAGACGCGCTCCAGGAAGATGGCCGCCGCTATGACCGCGATGCCGGCCAGGACCGAGAAGCCGGCGTAGATGGCCTGGTCACGGCGGGCGGGGATGTCGAGGGACTCCAGCAGGAAGACGCCCGTGCCCCCGTACATGCCGGAGACGAGCGCGGCGACGAGGGCGCTGGACTGACCGAAGACCACCGCCCGCGCCGCCATCAGGGGGTCGACGCCCTTGGCCTCGGGGCGGCGCTCGCGCTGGGCCTTGAGGCGGGCGCGCAGCGAGAGCGCCGTGGCCGTCAGCACCACGGCGATCAGGGCGAGGACGATGGGGGCGGCCAGGGGGACGCTGGGAAGGGTCCCGATCGCGTTCCACAGGCGGGCGCCCGCCCAGGACAGGATCGCGGCCACGGCGA encodes:
- a CDS encoding DUF3180 domain-containing protein, encoding MRELRIRVLIGVFAVAAILSWAGARLWNAIGTLPSVPLAAPIVLALIAVVLTATALSLRARLKAQRERRPEAKGVDPLMAARAVVFGQSSALVAALVSGMYGGTGVFLLESLDIPARRDQAIYAGFSVLAGIAVIAAAIFLERVCRLPEDDDHENGAATAA